The region TCTGGATTGCCACTATGATTATTATTGCTATTGTCAGCCAGATTGAAGGCAAAGGTACCAGCGATCCCAAGGGGATTCCTGTTTCCAGGAAATACTTCGAAACGGAACCTGTCTTTAATATCAGTGCAATGATTATCGGAGTGATCCTGGTAGCACTGTACGCAGTCTTCTGGTAGGTCTTCGGTGCACGAATGAAATTTCCGGGAGACCAGCCTCATCGGCGGCACAATCCGCTTTCAGGAGAATGGGTGGTAGTATCAGCCCACCGTGCAGATCGTCCATGGCTTGGTCAGCTTGAGGCAATTCAGATAGAATCATTAACCTCTCATGATCCTGAGTGCTATCTCTGTCCAGGAGGAAGTAGAGCCAAAGGTGATAAGAACCCTGACTATCAGGGAACCTTCGTCTTCACCAATGATTTTCCGGCATTGCTTGACGAGAACCATACCTCATCAGATATCGGTGATGACCTTTTTCACTGGAAGACAGCCAGCGGAACGACACGAGTTATCTGCTATTCACCCCGACACGATCAGACACTTGCTGAATTATCCCTGAGTGAAATCGAAACAATCATAGAAACTTGGAGGGATCAAGAGAAAGATCTTATGCGCAAATATGGCTATGTGCAGATATTTGAGAATAAAGGCAAAATGATGGGTGCTTCAAATCCTCACCCTCATGGTCAGATCTGGGCCGGAGATTTCGTACCGTCAAAAATTGAAAGCGAAGATGCAAACCAAAAGGCGTATTTTGAAACTCACGGGCGTCCCTTATTATTGGATTATGTTGAAAAGGAATGTGCTGGGGGTGAGCGAATAGTCTATCAAAACAAATCCTGGGTCTCATTGGTTCCGTTTTGGGCTACCTGGCCCTTTGAAACGATAATTATTCCCAGAATGAATCTGACTCAGATGAATGGGATGAATTCAGATCAAATCTGTGATCTAGCTGACATCCTCAAGGTATTGTTAAAGAAGTATGATCTGCTTTTTAACATCTCCTTTCCATATAGTATGGGTTGGCATATAGCACCAAATACGGGAGGGGACAATGACCACTGGACGATGCACGCCCATATTTATCCACCCCTGCTTAGATCCGCAACAATCAAGAAATTTATGGTCGGATACGAGATGCTTGCTGAATCACAAAGAGATATTACTCCAGAAATGGCTGCTAAACATCTAGTAGAAATATCAGAATAAAGTCTAATAAAATTGGAGTTTTAGATGTCGATGTGGTCAATAGATAAATTGAATAAACAGATTCGAGAATCTGGCCAATTGGACTTATTCAAGGACTTGTATGGAGGGGGAGAAGACTATCAACTCGCCTTAAATAGAATCTCAGAGTTAATAGAAGGAGCAGATTTTGAGGCAACTCATCTATTTAGCGCGCCGGGTCGAACTGAATTAGGAGGCAATCATACTGACCACAATCTTGGCAAGGTTATTTGTGCAGCAGTAAGAAATGATGCTCTAGCGGCCGTAGCAAAGAGATCAGATGGAAGAATAGTTGTCCGCTCGAAGGGCTTTGATGAAATATTTACTGTTGAAGTTTCAGATCTAAATATAAGACCTTCTGAAAAAGGAAAAACAAGTTCGCTCATTCGAGGGGTGATTGCAGGTATTGTGGAATCTGGGGGAGAGTGTGGTGGCTTCTCTGCAGAAATAACCAGTGATGTTGGCATGGGGTCGGGACTTTC is a window of Candidatus Neomarinimicrobiota bacterium DNA encoding:
- a CDS encoding UDP-glucose--hexose-1-phosphate uridylyltransferase — its product is MKFPGDQPHRRHNPLSGEWVVVSAHRADRPWLGQLEAIQIESLTSHDPECYLCPGGSRAKGDKNPDYQGTFVFTNDFPALLDENHTSSDIGDDLFHWKTASGTTRVICYSPRHDQTLAELSLSEIETIIETWRDQEKDLMRKYGYVQIFENKGKMMGASNPHPHGQIWAGDFVPSKIESEDANQKAYFETHGRPLLLDYVEKECAGGERIVYQNKSWVSLVPFWATWPFETIIIPRMNLTQMNGMNSDQICDLADILKVLLKKYDLLFNISFPYSMGWHIAPNTGGDNDHWTMHAHIYPPLLRSATIKKFMVGYEMLAESQRDITPEMAAKHLVEISE